In a genomic window of Longimicrobiales bacterium:
- a CDS encoding amidase family protein, with translation MGFTRRRAGLGLALMLTAVPAPTPLSAQDIVMEATIAELHELMLGGRLTARQLVQLYLDRIDAYDKRGASLNAITVINPDALERAGELDAELARTGRLTGPLHGIPVIVKDNYDTADLVTAAGSRSLADVLPADDAFMVRRLREAGAIVIAKSNMAEFAFSPYETVGSLLPGYTFNPYALNRVPAGSSGGTAAAVSASFGAVGLGTDTGNSIRGPSSHTALVGIRPTIGLTSRDGIVPLYLERDVGGPMARTVADAARVLDVVAGYDPADTATARAREHIPETYTAHLREDALRGARIGVFRGYTETPTVDTAVVALFNAAVRDLQRAGATIIDPVELPFTDSIPGTLCSSFRADLEAYLATRPGAPQSIEEIIESGRFHVTVERRLRSLARDTMGGTADRCREAAANRAAFRERLSAVFREHRLDALVYPTWSNPPRLIGDLTSPHGDNNQVLAPRSGFPAITVPMGYTYGTLPAGLQFLGDAWSEPRLIELAFSYEQATRHRRPPPSTPPLTH, from the coding sequence ATGGGCTTCACCCGCCGACGTGCCGGGCTGGGACTGGCACTGATGCTGACGGCTGTGCCGGCGCCGACGCCGCTCAGCGCCCAGGACATCGTCATGGAAGCGACGATTGCGGAGCTGCACGAGCTCATGCTCGGAGGGAGGCTCACCGCGCGGCAGCTGGTGCAGCTGTACCTCGACCGGATCGATGCCTACGACAAGCGCGGCGCATCGCTCAATGCGATCACCGTGATCAATCCGGATGCGCTGGAGCGTGCGGGGGAGCTGGACGCTGAGCTGGCCCGCACCGGACGTCTCACGGGTCCGTTGCACGGCATTCCGGTGATCGTGAAGGACAACTACGATACGGCGGACCTGGTCACCGCCGCCGGCTCGCGCTCGCTGGCCGATGTGCTGCCGGCGGATGACGCGTTCATGGTTCGCAGGCTGCGGGAGGCAGGCGCCATCGTCATCGCCAAGTCGAACATGGCGGAGTTCGCCTTCAGCCCGTACGAGACCGTAGGCTCGCTCCTGCCAGGGTACACGTTCAACCCGTACGCGCTCAACCGTGTGCCCGCCGGATCGAGCGGCGGCACGGCAGCGGCCGTCAGCGCGAGCTTCGGTGCGGTGGGGCTCGGCACCGACACGGGCAACTCGATTCGCGGCCCGTCATCGCACACGGCGCTGGTCGGGATCCGGCCGACGATCGGACTGACCAGCCGCGATGGCATCGTGCCGCTGTACCTCGAGCGCGATGTCGGCGGTCCGATGGCGCGCACCGTTGCCGATGCGGCACGTGTGCTGGACGTGGTCGCCGGTTACGACCCGGCCGACACCGCCACAGCGCGCGCCCGTGAGCACATTCCGGAGACGTACACGGCCCACCTGCGGGAGGACGCTCTGCGCGGCGCCCGGATAGGCGTGTTCCGCGGCTATACGGAGACGCCGACCGTCGACACCGCGGTCGTCGCACTGTTCAACGCAGCCGTTCGCGATCTCCAGCGTGCGGGCGCGACGATCATCGACCCCGTCGAGCTGCCGTTCACAGACTCGATACCCGGCACGCTGTGCTCGAGCTTCCGCGCGGACCTCGAGGCCTACCTCGCCACGCGGCCCGGCGCGCCGCAGTCAATCGAGGAGATCATCGAGTCGGGCCGCTTCCACGTTACCGTCGAGCGGAGGCTGCGCTCGCTGGCGCGCGATACGATGGGAGGCACGGCGGATCGCTGCCGTGAGGCTGCCGCGAACCGCGCGGCGTTTCGCGAACGACTGAGTGCCGTGTTCCGCGAGCACCGCCTCGATGCGCTCGTCTACCCGACGTGGAGCAATCCGCCGCGACTGATCGGCGACCTCACATCCCCACATGGAGACAACAACCAGGTGCTCGCGCCGCGCAGCGGGTTCCCGGCGATTACGGTGCCAATGGGCTACACCTACGGCACTCTTCCGGCCGGCCTCCAGTTCCTCGGCGACGCCTGGTCCGAGCCGCGCCTCATTGAGCTCGCGTTCTCCTACGAACAGGCGACCCGGCACCGCCGGCCGCCGCCTTCCACGCCACCGCTGACGCACTGA
- a CDS encoding cyanophycinase, protein MLRSVRILALLIAVPMSDAGAQSAIERGTTSDAPGAESAGRLVIIGGGLARTTEVVYRAVLDGRRLDGPVCVIPTAGANPEASIASAVAAFEHWGGPGTATGIAVSTANPEAVHDPATVRAIGECSAFYFTGGVQSRIVQVFRPDGRDTPAMRALFDRFRDGAVVAGSSAGAAVMSDPMIAGGSTTRSLQNGVQEGGDDEVDGERGLVIEPGVGFFPAAIVDQHFLARGRIGRLITAVLDLDEFDLGFGIDENTALVVDGDTVGVAGESGVIIVDASDARRTGRSASNMRLHLLAVGDRFSTTDRRVTQAEGYDLPASSDSVAVPEDVFARWAFLHLLNQFAQSPQTSLTLPVPGGEILLRKGPGFAARSKGERGVQGTPVGLRITGLLLDVKR, encoded by the coding sequence ATGCTCAGATCTGTACGTATCCTGGCGCTGTTGATCGCCGTTCCGATGTCGGATGCCGGCGCTCAGTCGGCGATCGAACGCGGAACTACGTCCGATGCGCCGGGTGCCGAGAGTGCCGGCCGGCTGGTGATCATCGGCGGAGGCCTGGCCAGAACAACGGAGGTCGTGTACCGAGCAGTTCTGGACGGCCGCCGGCTCGATGGCCCGGTCTGCGTGATCCCGACTGCCGGCGCTAATCCGGAGGCGTCGATCGCGAGCGCCGTCGCCGCCTTCGAGCACTGGGGTGGCCCCGGCACCGCGACCGGAATAGCGGTGTCTACGGCGAACCCCGAAGCAGTTCACGACCCGGCAACCGTACGTGCGATCGGTGAGTGCTCCGCATTCTACTTCACGGGCGGTGTGCAGTCGCGGATCGTGCAGGTCTTCCGACCGGACGGCCGCGACACGCCGGCAATGAGGGCCCTCTTCGACCGGTTCCGCGATGGGGCCGTGGTGGCGGGCTCGAGTGCAGGGGCCGCTGTAATGAGCGACCCCATGATCGCCGGTGGCAGTACCACGCGGTCACTCCAGAATGGAGTACAGGAAGGCGGCGACGACGAAGTTGATGGCGAACGTGGCCTCGTCATCGAGCCAGGCGTGGGATTCTTCCCTGCGGCGATCGTCGATCAGCACTTTCTTGCGCGCGGGCGCATCGGTCGCCTGATCACGGCCGTCCTCGACCTGGATGAATTCGATCTCGGCTTCGGCATCGACGAGAACACCGCCCTCGTCGTCGATGGCGACACCGTCGGGGTTGCCGGCGAATCCGGGGTCATCATCGTCGACGCGAGCGATGCGCGGCGCACGGGTCGCAGTGCGTCGAACATGAGGCTGCACCTGCTGGCCGTGGGAGACCGGTTCAGCACGACCGATCGCCGCGTGACGCAGGCCGAGGGGTACGACCTCCCCGCATCTTCAGACAGTGTGGCCGTGCCGGAAGACGTCTTCGCGCGCTGGGCGTTTCTCCATCTGCTCAACCAGTTCGCGCAATCCCCGCAGACCTCGCTGACGCTGCCGGTACCCGGCGGCGAGATCTTGCTGCGCAAGGGGCCTGGCTTCGCGGCGCGCAGCAAGGGAGAGCGCGGCGTCCAGGGAACCCCGGTCGGACTGAGAATCACCGGACTGCTGCTGGATGTAAAGCGGTGA